In Sphingomonas sp. PAMC26645, one DNA window encodes the following:
- a CDS encoding zinc-dependent alcohol dehydrogenase family protein has product MHAMILSAIGQPLQWTELPERTPGPGQIRLTVAACGVCRTDLHVVDGELAAPQVPIIPGHEIVGRIDAIGSGVEGLRVGERVGVPWLGHTCGICSYCQSGQENLCDAPLFTGYTRDGGFATSVIADARYTFPLGDEGDDAALAPLLCAGLIGWRSLGKAGEGKRLGLYGFGASAHIVAQVAAWQGRSVYAFTRPGDLTTQAFARTLGAVWSGGSDEMPPKPLDAAILFATVGDLVPLALKAVRKGGRVVCAGIHMSDLPSFPYRLLWEERQLVSVANLTRQDGLDFLTLAPKIGIVTTINRYPLAQANAALSDLRHGRFEGAAVLTV; this is encoded by the coding sequence ATGCACGCCATGATCCTAAGTGCGATCGGTCAGCCGCTGCAGTGGACCGAACTGCCCGAGCGGACGCCTGGCCCCGGTCAAATCCGTCTGACGGTCGCGGCATGCGGAGTTTGCCGTACCGATCTGCATGTCGTCGATGGCGAACTCGCTGCGCCGCAAGTGCCGATCATTCCCGGTCATGAAATCGTCGGTCGGATCGATGCGATCGGTAGCGGGGTCGAGGGTCTGCGCGTCGGCGAGCGTGTGGGCGTACCCTGGCTGGGCCATACCTGCGGGATCTGCTCCTATTGCCAATCGGGCCAGGAGAATCTCTGCGATGCGCCGCTCTTTACGGGGTACACGCGCGACGGCGGCTTCGCGACGTCGGTGATCGCCGACGCGCGCTACACCTTTCCGCTCGGCGATGAGGGCGATGATGCGGCACTCGCACCGTTGTTGTGCGCCGGCCTGATCGGATGGCGTTCGCTCGGTAAAGCCGGCGAGGGAAAACGGCTTGGTCTCTATGGGTTTGGCGCGTCTGCCCATATCGTCGCGCAGGTGGCGGCCTGGCAAGGGCGGTCGGTCTATGCCTTTACGCGGCCAGGAGATCTCACGACCCAGGCGTTCGCCAGAACCTTAGGCGCAGTCTGGTCTGGGGGATCCGACGAGATGCCGCCCAAGCCGCTAGACGCCGCGATTCTCTTCGCGACCGTTGGCGATCTCGTGCCGCTCGCGCTGAAGGCGGTGCGTAAGGGCGGCCGGGTTGTCTGCGCCGGGATCCACATGAGCGACTTGCCCAGCTTCCCCTACCGGCTGCTATGGGAAGAACGCCAGCTTGTCTCGGTCGCCAATCTGACCCGCCAGGACGGTCTAGATTTTCTGACGCTCGCCCCCAAGATCGGCATCGTCACGACGATCAACCGGTATCCGCTCGCTCAAGCCAACGCGGCGCTCTCAGATCTTCGTCACGGCCGGTTCGAGGGTGCGGCCGTGCTGACCGTCTAG
- a CDS encoding HWE histidine kinase domain-containing protein: METDILEMDDVAFALWGLKPTDSVTFEDLSAHIHPEDRGPVRAAFNAARAELGLYEIDFRIFVADTTRWISARGKGDDTEAAEQTLFGIFLDVSGRKHAEESHELLAGEMSHRVKNLLTIATGLTHITSRGAASAADMARDLTQRLSALGRAHDQVRPIAGSKPSGALLGDLLTILLEPYDEADLSGRVRVSVPRVAIGERSATALALVIHELATNSMKYGSLSTPDGRLNLTHSAEEEAAFVLRWIETGGPAIVGAPTTGGFGSKLIVRTVKADLGGSIDFDWAPGGVIITLTIDPERLPL, translated from the coding sequence ATGGAAACCGACATCCTTGAGATGGACGATGTCGCCTTCGCACTCTGGGGCTTAAAGCCCACTGACTCGGTGACATTCGAGGATCTGTCGGCGCACATCCATCCGGAGGACCGCGGGCCGGTTCGTGCCGCGTTTAACGCCGCACGTGCCGAGCTAGGCCTGTACGAGATCGACTTCCGGATCTTCGTCGCCGACACGACCCGGTGGATCTCGGCGCGTGGCAAAGGTGACGATACTGAGGCGGCTGAACAGACCTTGTTCGGAATTTTCTTGGACGTCAGCGGCCGCAAGCATGCGGAAGAGAGCCACGAACTGCTCGCAGGCGAAATGAGCCACCGGGTGAAAAACCTGCTGACCATCGCCACCGGCCTGACTCACATAACCTCGCGGGGGGCTGCATCGGCGGCCGATATGGCGCGCGATCTGACGCAGCGCCTCTCGGCACTTGGCCGGGCGCACGATCAGGTTCGCCCGATCGCCGGCAGCAAGCCGAGTGGCGCTCTGCTTGGCGATCTGCTGACCATCCTTTTGGAGCCATATGATGAAGCCGATTTGTCCGGTCGCGTGCGGGTTTCGGTGCCACGCGTTGCCATTGGCGAGCGCTCGGCCACGGCGCTTGCGCTGGTGATCCACGAACTCGCCACCAATTCGATGAAATATGGCTCGCTATCGACGCCGGACGGTCGGTTGAACCTGACGCACAGTGCGGAGGAAGAAGCGGCGTTCGTTCTCCGCTGGATCGAAACCGGTGGACCGGCGATCGTCGGCGCGCCGACGACAGGAGGTTTCGGTAGCAAACTGATCGTCCGCACCGTGAAGGCCGACCTTGGGGGCTCCATCGACTTTGATTGGGCGCCGGGGGGCGTCATTATTACCCTCACGATCGACCCGGAACGCCTGCCGCTTTAA
- a CDS encoding VIT family protein — translation MIPSVRHLEHHTTQNVGWLRAAVLGANDGILSTASLVLGVAAAHGTPQAILIAGAAGLVAGAMSMAAGEYVSVHSQADAEKANLRREGAEIASDGAGETRELAAIYVGRGLDADLATKVADQLTAHDALGAHASDELGLSDELRARPIQAALASATSFAAGASLPVLVARFAPPPSLTAAVSLTSLLSLALLGALVAQAGGARVAIGALRVTFWGALAMAVTAGVGALFGTSV, via the coding sequence GTGATCCCATCGGTTCGACATCTCGAGCACCATACGACCCAAAATGTCGGATGGCTGCGGGCGGCGGTACTCGGTGCGAACGATGGCATCCTATCGACGGCGAGCCTGGTTCTGGGCGTGGCGGCAGCGCACGGCACGCCACAGGCCATCTTGATCGCAGGCGCCGCAGGCTTGGTCGCAGGGGCCATGTCGATGGCGGCGGGTGAATATGTCTCAGTTCATTCTCAGGCCGACGCCGAGAAAGCGAATCTGCGACGTGAGGGCGCGGAGATTGCTTCTGACGGCGCCGGCGAAACCCGTGAACTCGCCGCAATCTATGTAGGTCGGGGGCTCGATGCGGATCTTGCCACCAAAGTGGCAGACCAGCTTACGGCGCATGACGCGCTGGGCGCGCATGCGAGCGATGAACTCGGGCTCAGCGACGAACTACGTGCGCGGCCGATCCAGGCGGCACTCGCCTCCGCGACCAGCTTTGCGGCCGGGGCGTCACTTCCAGTGCTCGTTGCCCGCTTCGCGCCTCCGCCGAGCCTGACCGCGGCGGTTTCGCTGACATCGCTGCTGTCGCTTGCTCTGCTCGGCGCTCTCGTGGCGCAGGCCGGTGGCGCGCGCGTCGCGATCGGCGCGCTGCGCGTGACCTTCTGGGGCGCGCTCGCCATGGCGGTGACCGCCGGTGTGGGCGCGCTGTTCGGGACGTCCGTTTGA
- a CDS encoding copper-translocating P-type ATPase, translating into MTIEHHDGSVFVGERSADAGAWICPMHPAVRQPHAGICPICGMALEPVLVSVDDSANPELADFSRRFWAATLLCIPLLGLAMGSDMLRPRLVPAGVSPWIQLALCTPIVAGAGLPVFRRAWTSVVTRRLNMFTLIGLGVGAAFLYSLIATVLPDLFSPSLRGHGGMVPVYYESAGMVVTLVLLGQILELRARAATGNAIRALLHLAPKMARRIAKDGSETDVPVSEVVIGDRVRIRPGEAVPVDGVVLEGRSSVDESMLTGESATVQKTPASALTGGTLNGSGSLILGVRAVGSDTMLAQIVRMVSEAQRSRAPIQAVADRVSSWFVPLVIAIAVATFVIWLVVGPEPRFGHALLNAVSVLIIACPCALGLATPMSIMVGTGRGAKAGVLVKNAEALQALAAVDTLVIDKTGTLTEGHPKLVAIKTLGREPENAVLALAAALEARSEHPLGLAIVAGASDRKLALAEVADFQSQAGLGVSGWVDGRSVVIGNASQMERVGIEPVPLEETADHYRNTGASTMFVAVDGHLVGLLAVADPVRSASGPAIQALRADGLRIVMLTGDNLATAMAVAKAVGGIDEVRADLRPEDKARIVWELRAAGAKVAMAGDGVNDAPALAAADVGVAMGSGTDVAIASAGLTLTKGDLSALVRARRLSIAVMRNIRQNLFFSLVFNGVGVPVAAGILYPLTGTLLSPMIAGAAMAVSSLVVVGNALRLSSVRL; encoded by the coding sequence ATGACGATCGAACACCACGACGGTTCAGTTTTTGTCGGCGAACGTTCGGCGGACGCCGGGGCATGGATCTGCCCGATGCATCCCGCGGTCCGGCAGCCGCATGCCGGAATCTGCCCGATCTGCGGGATGGCGCTTGAGCCGGTGCTGGTGTCGGTCGATGACTCCGCGAACCCGGAACTGGCCGATTTTTCCCGTCGTTTCTGGGCCGCAACCCTGTTGTGTATTCCGCTGCTGGGGCTCGCAATGGGTAGTGATATGCTGCGGCCTAGGCTCGTTCCGGCAGGCGTCTCCCCGTGGATTCAGCTCGCCTTGTGCACACCGATCGTCGCCGGCGCGGGCCTGCCGGTGTTCCGCCGAGCATGGACCTCTGTGGTGACGCGGCGGCTTAACATGTTTACCCTGATCGGCCTGGGCGTCGGCGCTGCGTTTTTATACAGCCTGATCGCGACCGTCCTTCCCGACCTGTTTTCGCCGAGCCTGCGCGGTCATGGCGGGATGGTGCCGGTCTATTATGAATCGGCGGGCATGGTGGTCACCCTGGTGCTGCTCGGCCAAATTCTCGAACTGCGCGCGCGGGCAGCGACGGGGAATGCCATCCGCGCGCTGTTGCACCTTGCGCCGAAGATGGCGCGCCGCATTGCCAAGGACGGGAGCGAGACTGACGTGCCGGTGTCCGAGGTCGTGATCGGCGACAGGGTACGGATACGCCCCGGGGAAGCGGTGCCCGTTGACGGCGTGGTGCTGGAGGGGCGCTCTTCAGTCGACGAGTCGATGCTGACGGGGGAGTCGGCGACGGTACAGAAAACGCCGGCGAGCGCGCTGACCGGCGGCACCCTTAACGGGTCGGGTAGTCTCATTCTCGGTGTCCGTGCGGTCGGCAGCGACACGATGCTCGCCCAGATCGTTCGCATGGTCTCGGAGGCGCAACGCAGCCGAGCCCCGATCCAGGCGGTCGCGGACCGCGTCTCGAGCTGGTTCGTGCCGCTGGTGATCGCGATCGCCGTCGCGACGTTCGTCATCTGGCTCGTGGTGGGCCCGGAGCCGCGGTTCGGCCATGCGCTGCTCAATGCGGTATCGGTCCTGATCATCGCCTGTCCCTGCGCGCTCGGGCTGGCAACGCCCATGTCGATCATGGTCGGAACGGGGAGGGGCGCAAAGGCAGGCGTCCTGGTCAAGAATGCCGAGGCGCTTCAGGCGCTGGCGGCGGTCGATACGCTGGTGATCGACAAGACCGGAACGCTGACCGAGGGGCATCCAAAGCTGGTGGCGATCAAGACGCTCGGCCGCGAGCCTGAGAATGCCGTCCTGGCGTTGGCCGCCGCACTTGAGGCTCGGTCGGAGCATCCGCTCGGGCTCGCGATTGTCGCTGGCGCGAGTGACCGCAAGCTCGCCCTTGCTGAGGTCGCGGATTTTCAGTCGCAGGCAGGGCTGGGCGTCAGTGGATGGGTCGATGGCCGCTCGGTCGTGATTGGTAACGCATCGCAGATGGAGCGGGTCGGCATCGAACCTGTCCCGCTCGAGGAGACCGCCGATCACTATCGAAACACGGGTGCCAGCACGATGTTCGTGGCGGTGGATGGCCACCTGGTCGGCTTGCTCGCCGTGGCTGACCCAGTGCGGAGCGCCAGTGGCCCGGCGATCCAGGCTTTGCGCGCGGACGGTTTGCGTATCGTGATGCTGACCGGCGACAATTTGGCGACGGCCATGGCCGTCGCGAAGGCGGTTGGCGGGATTGATGAGGTACGGGCGGATCTGCGCCCGGAAGACAAGGCACGGATCGTGTGGGAGCTGCGGGCCGCGGGCGCAAAGGTCGCAATGGCGGGCGATGGCGTAAACGATGCGCCGGCGCTGGCTGCAGCTGATGTCGGCGTGGCAATGGGTAGCGGCACCGATGTGGCGATCGCGAGCGCAGGTCTCACCCTCACGAAGGGCGACCTTTCCGCGCTGGTGCGGGCGCGCAGACTCTCTATCGCGGTGATGCGCAACATTCGCCAGAATCTGTTCTTCTCGCTCGTCTTCAACGGCGTCGGCGTGCCGGTAGCCGCCGGCATCCTTTATCCCCTGACGGGGACGCTTCTCTCACCGATGATCGCTGGGGCGGCGATGGCGGTGTCGAGCCTAGTTGTAGTCGGTAACGCGCTGCGACTGAGTTCAGTCAGGCTTTGA
- a CDS encoding response regulator: MTMKDITSPESIGVSLVDGDSDIRHARQIMLRSERYDVRSYATCAALLADPRSRDYACIVVDINMPAVDGFELLREMRATGWRGKGILLDGLDPEGKLAQEAAENGDKVFDRNIGDRPLVAAIAASVDRSWSSWTAAG, encoded by the coding sequence ATGACCATGAAGGATATTACTTCTCCGGAAAGCATCGGCGTCTCGCTCGTCGACGGCGACAGCGATATCCGGCACGCGCGACAGATCATGTTGCGTTCGGAGCGCTATGACGTCCGATCCTATGCAACCTGCGCCGCACTCCTCGCCGACCCTCGCTCGCGCGATTATGCCTGCATCGTCGTTGATATCAACATGCCCGCGGTCGATGGCTTCGAACTTCTGCGTGAGATGCGTGCTACCGGCTGGCGGGGCAAGGGCATCCTGCTCGATGGGCTGGACCCCGAAGGCAAGCTCGCCCAGGAAGCAGCAGAGAATGGCGACAAGGTGTTTGATCGCAATATCGGCGATCGCCCCCTCGTCGCGGCGATCGCCGCCTCGGTCGATCGCAGCTGGAGCAGCTGGACCGCCGCGGGATAA
- a CDS encoding PAS domain S-box protein, translating to MHEELGLLIDGATNYAIYMLDPEGRVTIWNCGAQKIKGWTEEEIIGRDFSIFYSPDDVAAGKPKRDLARANAEGSVEEESWRIRKDGSEFLASVTITALRDDNGALRGFGKVVRDVTDQKAAAAAVSRREHHLRSILATVPEAMIVMNETGTVSSFSSTAETMFGYLEADVVGRNVSMLMPEAERTTHDGYLSTYLDTGVRHIIGSIRGTTALRSNGEEFPIELAVGEVSIGGERIFTGFIRDLTSRREDERKMQELQSKLVHVSRVSAMGTMASTLAHEINQPLTAIAAYLETSRDMIGESADPLLAEISEALDLAAAQTLRAGEIIRRLRSFVDGGDTGFRLERLDALVNEATSLGLLGAHEAGITVTMTIAAGLDHVLVDRIQIQQVLVNLIRNAIQAMSTASTKHLTISTAPDRAGWVRVSVSDTGSGIEDAVRERLFEAFATTKESGMGLGLSICRTIVEAHGGRIWADAVPTGGTVFHFCVPLAGEDE from the coding sequence ATGCACGAAGAACTAGGTCTACTGATCGACGGTGCCACCAATTACGCGATCTATATGCTCGACCCCGAGGGCCGGGTGACGATCTGGAATTGCGGCGCGCAAAAGATCAAAGGCTGGACCGAGGAGGAGATCATCGGTCGGGACTTTTCAATCTTCTATTCCCCTGACGATGTCGCCGCCGGCAAACCAAAGCGCGACCTGGCGCGCGCGAATGCCGAAGGCAGCGTCGAGGAGGAAAGCTGGCGGATCCGCAAAGATGGATCGGAATTTCTAGCCAGTGTGACCATCACCGCGCTGCGCGACGACAATGGTGCGCTTCGCGGCTTCGGCAAGGTGGTCCGCGACGTCACCGATCAGAAAGCGGCCGCGGCTGCCGTTTCACGCCGAGAACACCATCTCCGCTCGATCCTCGCAACCGTACCGGAGGCCATGATCGTGATGAACGAAACTGGCACGGTCTCCTCGTTCAGCAGCACGGCCGAGACGATGTTTGGGTATCTTGAAGCCGATGTCGTTGGCCGCAACGTCAGCATGCTGATGCCGGAAGCCGAACGCACGACCCATGATGGCTATCTGAGCACCTATTTGGACACCGGGGTGCGCCATATCATCGGCAGCATCCGCGGGACCACGGCGCTCCGCTCGAACGGCGAGGAATTCCCGATCGAGCTCGCGGTCGGCGAGGTGTCGATCGGCGGAGAGCGAATCTTTACGGGCTTCATCCGCGATCTCACCTCGCGTCGAGAGGATGAGCGCAAGATGCAGGAACTGCAGTCGAAGCTGGTGCATGTCTCGCGCGTCAGCGCGATGGGGACGATGGCGTCGACGCTCGCGCACGAGATCAACCAGCCGCTGACGGCGATCGCCGCCTATCTCGAGACAAGCCGCGACATGATCGGTGAGAGCGCAGATCCGTTGCTTGCCGAAATCTCCGAAGCGCTCGACCTGGCGGCCGCCCAGACCTTGCGGGCTGGCGAGATCATCCGGCGGTTGCGGTCCTTTGTGGACGGCGGCGACACCGGATTCCGTCTCGAGCGTCTCGACGCCCTGGTGAACGAGGCAACCAGCCTCGGCTTGCTCGGGGCGCATGAGGCCGGGATCACTGTCACGATGACGATCGCCGCAGGCCTCGACCATGTCCTCGTCGATCGCATTCAGATACAGCAGGTGCTGGTCAATCTGATCCGCAACGCGATTCAGGCGATGTCGACAGCGTCGACCAAGCATCTGACGATCTCGACCGCCCCTGATCGGGCAGGATGGGTGCGGGTGAGCGTGAGCGATACCGGTAGCGGCATCGAGGATGCGGTTCGCGAGCGTCTGTTCGAGGCATTCGCGACCACCAAGGAGAGCGGCATGGGCCTTGGCCTGTCGATTTGCCGTACCATCGTTGAAGCGCATGGCGGCCGCATCTGGGCCGACGCAGTACCCACCGGTGGCACGGTCTTCCATTTTTGCGTTCCACTCGCTGGAGAAGACGAATGA
- a CDS encoding response regulator: MTDTPNIVHIVDDDEAIRQSIGFMLRKAGHVVKTYTSGTEFLGVVDRETRGCILLDVRMPGIDGLEVQDRLSSQGIGLPVIMLTGHGDVTLAVRAIKAGALEFLEKPFERAALLAAIDEAFKHAARDQRDHVASADAVVRLAALTPRERDVLDGMVLGRPNKLIAFDLGIATRTVEVHRANLMDKVHARSLSEVLRIAFAAGLGEAA, encoded by the coding sequence ATGACCGATACGCCCAACATCGTTCATATCGTTGACGACGACGAAGCCATCCGCCAGTCGATCGGTTTCATGCTCCGCAAGGCGGGACACGTCGTGAAGACCTACACCTCGGGCACGGAATTCCTGGGGGTCGTCGACCGCGAGACGCGGGGCTGCATTCTTCTCGATGTCCGCATGCCCGGAATCGACGGACTGGAAGTGCAGGATCGCCTGTCGTCGCAAGGGATCGGACTGCCGGTTATCATGCTCACCGGCCACGGCGACGTCACCCTGGCGGTTCGCGCAATCAAAGCCGGTGCTCTGGAGTTCCTGGAAAAACCGTTCGAACGCGCCGCGTTGCTCGCCGCGATCGATGAGGCGTTCAAGCATGCCGCGCGCGACCAGCGCGATCATGTAGCCTCTGCGGACGCGGTGGTGCGACTTGCAGCGTTGACTCCACGCGAGCGCGACGTGCTGGACGGCATGGTGCTTGGCCGGCCCAACAAACTGATCGCGTTCGATCTTGGTATTGCGACCCGCACCGTCGAGGTCCACCGGGCAAACCTGATGGATAAGGTCCACGCTCGCAGCCTGTCCGAGGTGCTGCGCATCGCTTTTGCCGCAGGGCTCGGCGAAGCGGCCTGA